In a genomic window of Streptomyces roseoviridis:
- a CDS encoding HD domain-containing protein: MGLTEWAYSLSESLLSEPLPRRWAHSLGVAKRARSLRPILGQDAELLEAAAVLHDIGYSPSIAATGFHPLDGARFLRDQEGADERVVRLVAHHSCALLEAEERGLRQELETEFELERQELVDALIVSDMTTTPDGEHTTPAARLDEIVQRYGPDTIVGRFIQRAAPEIYAANERVERRMAAATAGAQPM; this comes from the coding sequence ATGGGGCTTACTGAGTGGGCGTACTCGCTCTCCGAATCGCTGCTGTCCGAGCCGTTGCCGCGCCGCTGGGCGCACTCCCTTGGGGTCGCCAAGCGGGCCCGGTCCCTGAGGCCGATCCTCGGGCAGGACGCCGAGTTGCTGGAGGCCGCGGCCGTCCTGCACGACATCGGCTACTCGCCCTCCATCGCCGCCACCGGCTTCCACCCGCTCGACGGCGCCCGGTTCCTGCGCGATCAGGAGGGGGCCGACGAGCGGGTCGTACGGCTCGTCGCCCATCACTCCTGTGCACTCCTGGAGGCCGAGGAGCGCGGGCTTCGACAGGAGCTGGAGACTGAGTTCGAGCTGGAGCGGCAGGAGCTGGTGGACGCGCTCATCGTGTCCGACATGACCACGACGCCGGACGGCGAGCACACGACGCCGGCGGCACGGCTGGACGAGATCGTGCAGCGGTACGGGCCGGACACGATCGTTGGCCGCTTCATTCAGCGGGCAGCGCCGGAGATCTACGCCGCCAACGAGCGCGTGGAGCGTCGCATGGCCGCCGCCACGGCCGGCGCTCAGCCGATGTAG
- a CDS encoding DUF6303 family protein, which produces MTYTAHLANPFTGEWELYVVVKEHPTVDWPAHDFKRVSAPTRAERIEALALLGYEPDNAEGDWQWQELSGPDEDRVRLLASLDVRLIGGAA; this is translated from the coding sequence ATGACGTACACCGCGCACCTGGCCAACCCGTTCACGGGTGAGTGGGAGCTGTACGTGGTGGTCAAGGAGCACCCCACCGTCGACTGGCCCGCCCACGACTTCAAGCGGGTCTCGGCCCCGACCCGGGCGGAGCGGATCGAGGCGCTGGCCCTGCTCGGCTACGAGCCCGACAACGCCGAGGGCGACTGGCAGTGGCAGGAGCTGTCGGGCCCCGACGAGGACCGCGTCCGCCTGCTCGCCTCCCTCGACGTCCGCCTGATCGGCGGTGCCGCATGA
- a CDS encoding DUF6284 family protein, with product MKSIAALQAAVTAVAFDGEPSDAELDAIEQEMPLILAEVDLLDAQIMTLDRPATVLDERRIRRARNRVLAERRNLTNRAGVTMGGAA from the coding sequence ATGAAGTCCATCGCTGCACTTCAGGCGGCCGTTACGGCCGTGGCGTTCGACGGTGAGCCGTCGGACGCGGAGCTGGACGCGATCGAGCAGGAGATGCCGCTGATCCTGGCGGAGGTCGACCTGCTCGACGCGCAGATCATGACGCTGGACCGTCCGGCCACGGTGCTGGACGAGCGGCGCATCCGCCGGGCCCGCAACCGGGTCCTGGCCGAGCGCCGGAACCTGACCAACCGCGCCGGCGTGACGATGGGCGGTGCGGCATGA
- a CDS encoding conjugal transfer protein, translated as MNATGKPLSRVQKLVLGVAFVPMLATGGAGAYGTYTNIKAAYGSGTAVGAVAAGEGATAVLAVVLLGLTLLGQSAPAVIRAGLWALPAAASAMSAMAATGAGEIVIYALTPLAMTASAEGAAFLARRIVVYRDGRDAEAERRAAEVVQALAYHRARAANHPDEKVRRQSELESWKLAKRVGSGDLALGEKLLDVQRTQLTTGAKAALTAMYAITPTAGPAGEPVDMMVELKVDRSTRPIHPPNAKESPQTGMKRSTSEQAVPALEPVPVDYGRSHDLFEQEESTPPDVVAPGPAVVRAVAAEQSTPRRVTRRVPEAAKSTQPRRTKGELLAEARQFTESWPVEHLTADRIRKALRTSPEKGRWLRDTLKAERAAA; from the coding sequence GTGAACGCCACCGGCAAGCCCCTGAGCCGGGTACAGAAGCTGGTGCTCGGTGTCGCGTTCGTGCCGATGCTCGCCACCGGCGGCGCCGGCGCCTACGGCACCTACACCAACATCAAGGCCGCATACGGCTCCGGCACGGCGGTCGGTGCGGTCGCGGCCGGCGAGGGCGCGACCGCCGTGCTCGCGGTCGTGCTGCTCGGACTCACGCTGCTGGGGCAGTCCGCCCCGGCCGTGATCCGGGCGGGGCTGTGGGCTCTTCCCGCCGCCGCGTCCGCCATGTCGGCCATGGCCGCCACCGGCGCGGGCGAGATCGTCATCTACGCACTCACCCCGCTGGCCATGACCGCGTCCGCCGAGGGCGCCGCGTTCCTGGCCCGACGGATCGTGGTCTACCGCGACGGCCGCGACGCCGAAGCCGAGCGCCGCGCCGCCGAGGTCGTCCAGGCCCTCGCCTATCACCGGGCACGGGCCGCGAACCACCCCGACGAAAAGGTCCGCCGACAGTCGGAACTGGAGTCCTGGAAGCTGGCCAAGCGAGTCGGTTCGGGTGACCTCGCCCTCGGCGAGAAGCTGCTCGACGTCCAGCGCACCCAGCTCACCACCGGCGCCAAGGCGGCCCTCACCGCCATGTACGCCATCACCCCGACCGCCGGACCTGCCGGTGAACCGGTCGACATGATGGTGGAGCTGAAGGTCGACCGGTCCACTCGACCGATCCACCCTCCGAATGCGAAGGAATCGCCCCAGACCGGTATGAAACGGTCTACCTCTGAGCAGGCCGTACCGGCCCTGGAGCCAGTCCCAGTTGACTACGGCCGCTCCCACGACCTGTTTGAGCAGGAAGAGTCCACCCCGCCCGATGTGGTGGCGCCCGGTCCGGCCGTGGTCCGTGCGGTCGCCGCCGAGCAGTCGACCCCGCGCCGGGTGACCCGGCGGGTGCCCGAGGCCGCGAAGTCGACTCAGCCCCGCCGCACGAAGGGTGAGCTGCTGGCTGAGGCGCGGCAGTTCACGGAGTCGTGGCCGGTGGAGCATCTGACGGCCGACCGGATCCGCAAGGCGCTGCGCACGTCGCCGGAGAAGGGGCGGTGGCTGCGCGACACCCTGAAGGCTGAGAGGGCTGCGGCGTGA
- a CDS encoding DNA primase: MTHPALIRRDSALTLAAGGLPVLPLSADKRPFGNCPDCRNNRCGGRPNMKTPGPCQCPRPCHGWAAATTDPAVLSSGPWEGAWRRAGAVAYHPGAASVTVVDLDDADAISWARRTLPPTRTVATTRGEHWIYRGAMQSANGVRPGVDIKSSMSYARWLGPGTGDMAALPSTVRALVEKKPSTVRPMPTTVPAPAGGGKCPHRSPAYLERGIAMAEQRITDATSAVHNTVYATFLAVLSAHGRCGCLTEAHMGRLFAAAQAKGESPRHCTDAWSNARTALGL; the protein is encoded by the coding sequence ATGACCCATCCCGCACTGATCCGGCGAGACAGCGCGCTCACCCTCGCCGCCGGCGGTCTGCCGGTACTTCCGCTGAGCGCCGACAAGCGCCCGTTCGGCAACTGCCCCGACTGCCGGAACAACCGCTGCGGCGGCCGGCCGAACATGAAGACCCCCGGCCCCTGCCAGTGCCCGCGTCCGTGCCACGGGTGGGCCGCCGCCACCACCGACCCGGCGGTGCTGTCGTCCGGCCCGTGGGAGGGTGCCTGGCGTCGCGCCGGAGCCGTCGCCTACCACCCCGGCGCCGCCAGCGTGACCGTGGTCGACCTGGACGACGCGGACGCGATCTCGTGGGCCCGCCGCACCCTGCCCCCGACCCGCACCGTCGCCACGACTCGGGGCGAGCACTGGATCTACCGGGGAGCGATGCAGTCCGCCAACGGTGTGCGGCCGGGCGTGGACATCAAGTCGTCCATGTCCTACGCCCGCTGGCTCGGCCCCGGTACCGGCGACATGGCGGCCCTGCCGTCGACCGTCCGGGCCCTGGTCGAGAAGAAGCCGTCCACCGTCCGGCCGATGCCGACCACCGTGCCCGCGCCGGCCGGGGGCGGGAAGTGCCCGCACCGCTCGCCCGCCTACCTGGAGCGCGGTATCGCCATGGCCGAGCAGCGCATCACCGACGCCACCAGCGCGGTCCACAACACCGTGTACGCCACGTTCCTGGCGGTGCTGTCCGCTCACGGTCGGTGCGGCTGCCTGACCGAGGCGCACATGGGGCGGCTGTTCGCCGCAGCACAAGCCAAGGGGGAGTCCCCGCGGCACTGCACGGACGCCTGGTCCAACGCTCGTACGGCGCTGGGACTGTAG
- a CDS encoding helix-turn-helix transcriptional regulator yields the protein MANERLRGAIVASGMTLDQVAEQLGVSAKTVERWINDPKRQPYRRFKYATASLLQREVSYLWPEEQTAAEVTEAGNAELVRLYPHRSVVPNRLWPQLYAGATRHFDVLVYSGFWLTEDAAFHQVVKEKSSAGVPVRFMLGDPGSAAVAVRGADEGIGGAMGSKIRNALVNYAPLFGLPGVEFRLHSTTLYNSIYRADDEMLANGHLYGVGAYLAPVLHLQRVPGGELFDAYAESVERVWESARPISSPFDLGGAGS from the coding sequence ATGGCCAATGAGCGGCTTCGCGGTGCGATCGTGGCGAGCGGCATGACGCTCGATCAGGTCGCCGAGCAGTTAGGGGTGTCCGCCAAGACGGTGGAGCGCTGGATCAACGATCCCAAGCGTCAGCCGTACCGCCGCTTCAAGTACGCGACGGCATCGCTCCTCCAGCGCGAGGTGTCCTATCTGTGGCCGGAGGAGCAGACGGCGGCGGAGGTGACGGAGGCAGGCAACGCTGAGCTGGTGAGGCTGTATCCGCACCGGTCGGTTGTTCCGAACCGTCTGTGGCCGCAGCTGTATGCCGGAGCAACGCGCCACTTCGACGTGTTGGTCTACTCGGGCTTCTGGCTCACTGAGGACGCCGCCTTCCACCAGGTCGTGAAGGAGAAGTCGTCGGCCGGCGTCCCGGTGCGGTTCATGCTGGGCGACCCCGGTTCCGCCGCGGTCGCCGTGCGCGGAGCGGACGAAGGTATCGGCGGAGCGATGGGCAGCAAGATCCGCAACGCGCTGGTCAACTATGCGCCGTTGTTCGGGCTGCCCGGTGTGGAGTTCCGGCTGCACTCCACCACGCTCTACAACTCGATCTATCGGGCGGATGACGAGATGCTGGCCAACGGCCACCTGTACGGCGTCGGTGCCTACCTGGCGCCGGTCCTGCACCTTCAGCGTGTACCTGGGGGCGAACTGTTCGACGCCTACGCTGAGAGCGTCGAACGGGTCTGGGAGAGCGCCCGACCCATTTCGTCGCCCTTCGACCTGGGAGGTGCGGGCTCATGA
- a CDS encoding cell division protein FtsK translates to MKHPEDDNELFNRLEAEMAADAGAAVVDLDKARAARDTTPTTTVVDPTEPEGERPLVDLPTPVATGPGYLGRLAGGKRRDVIPVWLRSTSELRTAAAWVARHYTHTVGYHALRAPIYAARLALQSPAGTARFIGGTMRWVSDREGEPVRAAAVRREDAAEYLRLSAQRDSRVKLRMMVAALAMFVGLTVALAIYVLAPGWVQALSVGTVVLALGAAGRKADAPVIHRAVELPKASKLTSDIVLRALGALGIPAINQAQGKGRDGFEFTAPITRDGPGWRAQGNLPYGVTVTDVIERRERLASGLRRPLGCVWPEPASEEHPGHMVLWVGDQDLTKAKKPTWPLAKSGSVDLFKPVAYGTDQRGRWVDVTLMYIAGVIGAIPRMGKTFLLRLLLLIAALDPRAELHTYDMKGTGDLDPVGNAVSHRHAAGDDDESINYALADFRALREELRRRTGVIRSLPRDICPENKVTSQLADKRSLGLHPIVVGVDECQVLFEHPEHGKEFEEIATDLVKRGPATGIVLLLATQRPDAKSLPTGISANAGARWCLKVMGQTENDMVLGTSAYKRGVRATMFAWGDKGIHYFVGEGSDARIVSAVYVDAPGAEAIGARARSAREKAGLLTGYAMGEAPEVVTGPAYDLLADILAVVPAAEAKVWSETVVARLAELRPDVYDGWEPDALTAALKPHGISTVQVGRRVDGKVVNRRGITRAHIADAIAQRDGKRDAG, encoded by the coding sequence GTGAAGCACCCCGAGGACGACAACGAACTGTTCAACCGCCTGGAAGCGGAGATGGCTGCCGACGCCGGCGCCGCGGTGGTCGACCTGGACAAGGCCCGCGCCGCCCGCGACACCACCCCCACCACTACCGTGGTCGACCCGACCGAGCCGGAGGGCGAGCGGCCGTTGGTCGACCTGCCGACGCCGGTGGCGACCGGGCCGGGCTACCTGGGTCGACTGGCCGGAGGCAAGCGCCGGGACGTGATTCCGGTCTGGCTGCGGTCCACCTCTGAACTGCGCACGGCCGCCGCGTGGGTGGCCCGCCACTACACCCACACCGTCGGCTACCACGCGCTGCGCGCCCCGATCTACGCCGCCCGGCTCGCGCTGCAGTCGCCCGCAGGAACAGCCCGGTTCATCGGCGGCACGATGCGCTGGGTGTCCGACCGCGAGGGCGAACCGGTCCGCGCCGCCGCCGTACGGCGGGAGGACGCGGCCGAGTACCTGCGGCTGTCCGCCCAGCGCGACAGCCGCGTGAAGCTGCGCATGATGGTCGCTGCCCTCGCCATGTTCGTCGGCCTCACCGTCGCGCTCGCCATCTACGTCCTGGCCCCCGGATGGGTCCAGGCCCTCTCGGTCGGCACGGTCGTACTCGCCCTCGGCGCCGCCGGCCGCAAGGCCGACGCCCCGGTCATCCACCGCGCGGTCGAGCTGCCCAAGGCCAGCAAGCTCACCTCCGACATCGTGCTCCGCGCGCTCGGCGCCCTCGGTATCCCCGCGATCAACCAGGCGCAGGGCAAGGGCCGGGACGGGTTCGAGTTCACCGCCCCGATCACCCGCGACGGCCCCGGCTGGCGCGCGCAGGGCAACCTGCCCTACGGCGTCACGGTCACGGACGTCATCGAGCGCCGTGAGCGTCTGGCGTCCGGCCTGCGTCGTCCGCTGGGCTGCGTGTGGCCCGAGCCGGCCTCGGAGGAGCACCCCGGCCACATGGTGCTGTGGGTGGGTGACCAGGACCTGACCAAGGCAAAGAAGCCCACGTGGCCGCTGGCCAAGTCGGGCAGCGTGGACCTGTTCAAGCCCGTCGCCTACGGCACCGACCAGCGAGGACGGTGGGTCGACGTCACCCTGATGTACATCGCCGGGGTGATCGGCGCGATCCCCCGCATGGGCAAGACGTTCCTGCTCAGGCTGCTGCTGCTCATCGCCGCGCTCGACCCGCGGGCCGAGCTGCACACGTACGACATGAAGGGCACCGGCGACCTCGACCCGGTCGGCAACGCCGTCTCCCACCGGCACGCCGCCGGCGACGACGACGAGTCCATCAACTACGCGCTGGCCGACTTCCGCGCGCTGCGCGAGGAGCTGCGCCGCCGCACCGGCGTGATCCGGTCCCTGCCCCGGGACATCTGCCCGGAGAACAAGGTCACCTCCCAGCTCGCCGACAAGCGGTCGCTCGGGCTGCACCCGATCGTCGTCGGCGTGGACGAGTGCCAGGTGCTCTTCGAGCACCCCGAGCACGGCAAGGAGTTCGAGGAGATCGCAACCGACCTGGTCAAGCGCGGCCCGGCCACCGGGATCGTGCTGCTGCTCGCCACCCAGCGACCCGACGCCAAGTCCCTCCCGACCGGCATCTCGGCGAACGCCGGCGCCCGCTGGTGCCTGAAGGTCATGGGCCAGACCGAGAACGACATGGTCCTCGGTACCTCCGCCTACAAGCGCGGCGTGCGGGCCACCATGTTCGCCTGGGGAGACAAGGGCATCCACTACTTCGTCGGCGAAGGCTCCGACGCCCGGATCGTCTCCGCCGTCTACGTCGACGCCCCCGGCGCCGAGGCCATCGGCGCCCGCGCCCGCTCCGCCCGCGAGAAGGCCGGCCTCCTCACCGGCTACGCCATGGGCGAGGCACCGGAAGTCGTGACCGGCCCGGCCTACGACCTGCTCGCCGACATCCTCGCCGTCGTCCCCGCCGCCGAGGCCAAGGTGTGGTCCGAAACCGTCGTCGCCCGCCTCGCCGAACTCCGCCCCGACGTCTACGACGGATGGGAGCCCGACGCGCTCACCGCGGCACTCAAGCCGCACGGCATCTCCACCGTCCAGGTCGGCCGCCGGGTGGACGGCAAGGTCGTCAACCGCCGGGGCATCACCCGCGCCCACATCGCCGATGCGATCGCTCAGCGTGACGGAAAGCGGGACGCGGGATGA
- a CDS encoding DNA cytosine methyltransferase, protein MSGLRIGSVCTGYGGLDMAVQAVMGGSPAWVADNDPGAARILAHHHPRVPNLGDITAVDWHAVEPVDVIVGGYPCQPFSTAGKRKGTADERHIWPYIANALRVLRPRIAVFENVANHLRLGFADVLADLARLGFDAQWCLVRASEVGAPHQRQRLFVLAVAADPDGLGGDGRRARGAGRDEPAPPHRHAPADTSGEGLEVRRVEPHRDERQAAQRGRGEPPTDTDASGRGAGEPDVRPGQPDAGWGRFAPAIARWEAVTGRRAPWATDDRRRLNPAFVEWLMGLATGHVTTVPGLTRTQQLKALGNGVVPQQAEAAIRLLLAQSATGPVASMTSPRRTHGIAA, encoded by the coding sequence GTGAGCGGGCTGCGTATCGGGTCGGTGTGTACCGGTTACGGCGGGCTGGACATGGCCGTCCAGGCCGTCATGGGCGGGTCGCCGGCGTGGGTCGCGGACAACGACCCCGGGGCGGCTCGCATCCTGGCCCACCACCACCCCCGGGTGCCGAACCTCGGCGACATCACCGCCGTGGACTGGCACGCCGTGGAGCCGGTCGACGTCATCGTCGGCGGGTATCCGTGCCAGCCCTTCTCCACCGCCGGCAAGCGGAAAGGAACCGCCGATGAGCGGCACATCTGGCCGTACATCGCGAACGCCCTTCGCGTTCTACGACCCCGAATCGCAGTCTTTGAGAACGTCGCAAACCACCTTCGACTGGGATTTGCCGACGTCCTCGCCGACCTTGCCCGCCTCGGGTTCGATGCGCAGTGGTGCCTTGTACGCGCATCGGAGGTCGGCGCTCCCCACCAACGCCAGCGTCTCTTCGTCCTCGCCGTTGCTGCCGACCCCGACGGCCTCGGAGGCGACGGGCGCAGGGCACGGGGCGCAGGGCGGGATGAACCTGCGCCGCCACACCGTCACGCTCCTGCCGACACCAGCGGCGAGGGACTGGAAGTCCGGCGAGTCGAACCTCATCGGGACGAACGCCAGGCCGCTCAACGAGGTCGTGGTGAACCTCCTACCGACACCGACGCGAGCGGACGGGGAGCGGGCGAGCCCGACGTTCGGCCGGGGCAACCAGACGCTGGCTGGGGCCGTTTCGCCCCTGCCATCGCCCGCTGGGAAGCCGTCACCGGACGACGTGCCCCCTGGGCAACTGACGATCGACGCCGCCTGAACCCCGCCTTCGTCGAATGGCTCATGGGCCTGGCCACCGGCCACGTCACGACCGTGCCAGGCCTGACCCGCACCCAGCAGCTCAAAGCCCTCGGCAACGGCGTCGTCCCCCAGCAGGCCGAAGCCGCCATTCGTCTCCTGCTCGCCCAGTCCGCGACCGGACCGGTCGCCTCCATGACCTCACCGAGGAGAACCCATGGAATCGCTGCCTGA
- a CDS encoding DUF6257 family protein, protein MASKQNAEQDPNYPKLTAGEHARIALNVARMCKRSLAGENADRSDLERRIDRIIDGARKRAEKNAKNSRR, encoded by the coding sequence GTGGCCAGCAAGCAGAACGCCGAGCAGGACCCTAACTACCCCAAGCTCACCGCCGGAGAGCACGCCCGGATCGCGTTGAACGTCGCCCGCATGTGCAAGCGCTCCCTCGCCGGTGAGAACGCCGACCGCTCCGACCTGGAGCGCCGGATCGACCGGATCATCGACGGCGCCCGCAAGCGCGCCGAGAAGAACGCCAAGAACAGCCGCAGGTAG
- a CDS encoding DUF6251 family protein: protein MESLPEPARIVQLPDGTYTYADQLPAFQQQVAPQVVLQHIHQAPPDRTVQRIALGSGIGAGTVAAGVYFGPLLVGALTAIAANLALLAFLAVVLAWGVHTVVKSIGGPDGKAAAKTLTRARRKGK, encoded by the coding sequence ATGGAATCGCTGCCTGAACCCGCCCGGATCGTCCAGCTCCCCGACGGCACCTACACCTACGCCGACCAGTTGCCTGCTTTTCAGCAGCAGGTGGCACCGCAGGTGGTTCTCCAGCACATCCACCAGGCGCCGCCGGACCGCACGGTGCAGAGGATCGCGCTCGGCTCCGGCATCGGCGCCGGCACCGTCGCGGCCGGGGTCTACTTCGGCCCGCTGCTCGTCGGTGCGCTGACCGCGATCGCCGCGAACTTGGCCCTGCTCGCGTTCCTCGCCGTCGTCCTCGCCTGGGGCGTCCACACCGTCGTGAAGTCGATCGGCGGCCCGGACGGCAAGGCCGCCGCCAAGACCCTCACCCGTGCCCGCAGGAAGGGGAAGTGA
- a CDS encoding NUDIX domain-containing protein gives MSRIDYFRDPAAPKANSVVPSVTAVVREASGRLLLIHKTDNCLWALPGGGHDIGERIADTVVREVEEETGIRVEVDGIVGLYTDPEHVLAYDDGEVRQQFSICFRAHPVGGDLRTSSESKEVRWVDPADLDGLDIHPSMRLRITHGLDESRREPYIG, from the coding sequence ATGAGCCGCATTGACTACTTCCGTGACCCGGCGGCCCCCAAGGCGAACTCCGTCGTGCCCTCGGTCACGGCCGTCGTCCGGGAGGCGTCCGGACGACTCCTGTTGATCCACAAGACGGACAACTGTTTGTGGGCTCTTCCCGGCGGTGGCCACGACATCGGCGAGCGGATCGCCGACACGGTCGTCCGCGAGGTGGAGGAGGAAACCGGGATCCGCGTTGAGGTGGACGGCATCGTCGGGCTCTACACGGACCCTGAACACGTGCTCGCGTACGACGACGGTGAGGTGCGGCAGCAGTTCTCCATCTGCTTCAGGGCTCACCCCGTCGGGGGTGATCTCCGCACCAGCAGTGAGTCGAAAGAGGTCCGCTGGGTGGACCCGGCGGACCTCGATGGCCTGGACATTCATCCGTCCATGCGGTTGCGCATCACGCACGGCCTGGACGAGTCCCGCCGGGAGCCCTACATCGGCTGA